A single Comamonas sp. NLF-1-9 DNA region contains:
- a CDS encoding class I SAM-dependent methyltransferase: protein MPEKAPPSIDPAAAARWHALASEPSPWLHEEVARRMQERLSWIVRPPDNWCHWDPVRGGLQAHATVAAGLPRAPQWIHETSSAAARAVARRALEPAWWSAARWLGPRQHFAEPAPASMQMVWANMALHMSAQPQALVAQWHQALAPDGFLMFSCLGPDTVQELRALYARLGWPQPGHSFTDMHDWGDMLAAAGFAEPVMDMERIILTFASPERLLQELRGLGRNLHPERFAALRGRRWKRELERAIAEHLPDAKNEGRLALTFEIIYGHAFKPAARAPREQRSWTKTKAEYLAQMGANPLVKQHPDA, encoded by the coding sequence ATGCCGGAAAAAGCCCCACCCTCGATAGACCCCGCCGCTGCGGCCCGCTGGCATGCCCTGGCGTCCGAGCCTTCGCCTTGGCTGCACGAGGAAGTCGCGCGCCGCATGCAAGAGCGGCTCAGCTGGATCGTGCGCCCGCCGGACAACTGGTGCCATTGGGACCCGGTGCGCGGCGGCCTGCAGGCGCATGCGACGGTTGCCGCCGGTCTGCCGCGCGCGCCGCAATGGATCCACGAGACTTCCAGCGCAGCCGCGCGGGCGGTGGCGCGCCGCGCCCTGGAGCCCGCGTGGTGGAGCGCCGCACGCTGGCTCGGCCCGCGCCAGCACTTTGCCGAGCCCGCGCCGGCGAGCATGCAGATGGTCTGGGCGAACATGGCGCTGCACATGAGCGCGCAGCCCCAGGCGCTCGTCGCCCAATGGCATCAGGCGCTCGCGCCCGATGGCTTCCTGATGTTCTCCTGTCTTGGGCCGGACACCGTGCAAGAGCTCAGGGCGCTGTATGCGCGCCTGGGTTGGCCGCAGCCCGGCCACAGCTTCACCGACATGCACGACTGGGGTGACATGCTCGCCGCCGCCGGCTTTGCCGAACCGGTGATGGACATGGAGCGCATCATCCTGACCTTTGCCAGCCCCGAACGCCTGCTGCAGGAGCTGCGCGGGCTGGGGCGCAATCTGCATCCCGAGCGCTTTGCCGCATTGCGCGGGCGTCGATGGAAGCGCGAGCTCGAGCGCGCCATTGCCGAGCACCTGCCGGACGCGAAGAACGAGGGGCGCCTGGCTCTGACTTTCGAAATCATCTACGGGCACGCGTTCAAGCCGGCAGCGCGCGCTCCGCGCGAGCAGCGCTCCTGGACCAAGACCAAGGCAGAGTACCTCGCGCAGATGGGTGCCAATCCGCTTGTCAAGCAACACCCTGACGCATAA
- the coxB gene encoding cytochrome c oxidase subunit II has translation MRSISNRLAAPLLVCGAWLASTAQAVQDLPGGPAVNQLNLHPPVTKIAEAQSDLHWMLLIICTLIFIGVFGVMFYSVINHRKSRGAQSANFHESTLVEVTWTVVPFLIVIGMAAPATKVIVAQKDTTNPDITIKATGYQWKWGYDYLAGEGEGIGFLSTIDPEQRALSSAGTPKGDDYLLKVDNPVVVPVNKKVRVITTANDVIHSWFVPSFGVKQDAIPGFVRDTWFRAEKIGDYYGQCAELCGKEHAYMPIHVKVVSGEDYTKWVDEQHKKAAALLDDPNKVWELAPLAERGAKVYAANCAACHQPNGQGGGAIKALDGSAIVKSDDHAKQIQIVLHGAANGAMPPWNALSDTDLAAVVTYTKNAWSNKTGQVVQPSEIVAQRAK, from the coding sequence ATGAGAAGCATTTCCAACCGGCTGGCTGCGCCCTTGCTCGTGTGTGGCGCCTGGCTGGCAAGTACCGCCCAAGCGGTCCAGGACCTTCCCGGCGGACCGGCGGTCAACCAGCTCAATCTGCACCCGCCGGTCACCAAGATCGCCGAGGCGCAAAGCGATCTGCACTGGATGCTTCTGATCATCTGCACGCTGATCTTCATCGGCGTATTCGGCGTGATGTTCTATTCGGTGATCAACCACCGCAAGTCGCGCGGCGCCCAGTCGGCCAATTTCCATGAATCCACCCTGGTCGAAGTGACCTGGACGGTCGTGCCCTTCCTGATCGTGATCGGCATGGCGGCACCGGCCACCAAGGTCATCGTGGCCCAGAAGGACACTACCAACCCCGACATCACGATCAAGGCCACCGGCTACCAGTGGAAGTGGGGCTACGACTACCTTGCGGGCGAAGGCGAGGGCATAGGCTTTCTCTCCACCATCGACCCCGAGCAGCGCGCCCTGTCCAGCGCCGGAACGCCCAAGGGGGACGACTACCTGCTCAAGGTGGACAACCCCGTGGTGGTGCCGGTCAACAAGAAGGTGCGCGTGATCACTACCGCCAACGACGTGATCCACTCCTGGTTCGTGCCCTCCTTCGGGGTCAAGCAGGATGCGATTCCCGGCTTCGTGCGTGACACCTGGTTTCGCGCGGAAAAGATCGGTGACTACTACGGTCAGTGCGCCGAGCTCTGCGGCAAGGAGCACGCCTACATGCCGATCCACGTGAAGGTGGTCTCGGGCGAGGACTACACCAAGTGGGTGGATGAGCAGCACAAGAAGGCCGCGGCCTTGCTGGACGATCCGAACAAGGTCTGGGAACTGGCGCCGCTGGCAGAGCGCGGCGCCAAGGTGTATGCGGCCAATTGCGCCGCCTGCCATCAGCCCAATGGCCAGGGTGGCGGGGCGATCAAGGCGCTCGATGGTTCGGCCATCGTCAAGAGCGACGACCACGCCAAGCAGATCCAGATCGTGCTGCACGGCGCGGCCAACGGCGCCATGCCGCCCTGGAATGCGCTGAGCGACACCGACCTGGCGGCAGTCGTCACCTATACCAAGAACGCTTGGTCCAACAAGACCGGCCAGGTGGTTCAGCCTTCCGAAATCGTGGCCCAGCGAGCCAAATGA
- the ctaD gene encoding cytochrome c oxidase subunit I, translating to MSAVLDNHGQVGGLAQGHDDHHHMPTGWRRWVFATNHKDIGTMYLLFSFTMLMVGGTLAMLIRAELFQPGLQIVNPEMFNSFTTMHGLIMVFGAIMPAFVGFANWMIPLQIGASDMAFARMNNFSFWLLVPAGLILSATFFMPGGAPAGGWTLYAPLSLQMPMSLDYAIFSLHIMGASSIMGAINIIVTILNMRAPGMKLMQMPMFCWGWLITAYLLLAVMPVFAGVLTMTLTDRHFGTNFFVAAGGGDPVMMQHIFWFFGHPEVYIMILPAFGMISEIIPAFARKRLFGYTSMVYAIAAIATLSMIVWAHHMFTVGMPVTGQLFFMYGTMLIAIPTGVKVFNWTATMWRGSMTFETPMLWAVGFIFVFTIGGFTGVIPAVVPVDTQIQDTYYIIAHFHYVLVAGSLFAIYGAFYYWSPKWTGYMYNETRGKIHFWWSMISFNVAFFPMHFLGLAGMPRRYADYPMQFADFNMIASIGAFFFGLAQVYFFLAVVVPLMRGKGEKAPQRPWEGAVYGLEWELPSPAPFHSFTTPPKLDASATRIVG from the coding sequence ATGAGTGCAGTTTTGGACAATCACGGCCAGGTGGGCGGCCTCGCGCAGGGGCACGACGACCACCACCACATGCCTACGGGCTGGCGTCGCTGGGTGTTTGCCACCAACCACAAGGACATCGGCACGATGTACCTGCTGTTCTCCTTCACCATGCTGATGGTGGGAGGCACGCTGGCCATGCTGATTCGCGCCGAGCTGTTCCAGCCGGGCCTGCAGATCGTGAATCCGGAGATGTTCAACTCCTTCACCACGATGCACGGCCTCATCATGGTGTTCGGCGCCATCATGCCGGCCTTCGTCGGCTTCGCCAACTGGATGATTCCGCTGCAGATCGGCGCCTCGGACATGGCGTTTGCGCGCATGAACAACTTCAGCTTCTGGCTGCTGGTGCCCGCCGGTCTGATTCTGTCGGCCACCTTCTTCATGCCGGGCGGCGCGCCCGCCGGCGGCTGGACGCTGTATGCGCCGCTGTCGCTGCAGATGCCGATGTCGCTGGATTACGCCATCTTCTCGCTGCACATCATGGGCGCTTCGTCCATCATGGGGGCGATCAACATCATCGTGACCATCCTGAACATGCGCGCGCCGGGCATGAAGCTCATGCAGATGCCGATGTTCTGCTGGGGCTGGCTGATCACCGCCTACCTGCTGCTGGCGGTGATGCCCGTGTTCGCCGGCGTGCTCACCATGACGCTGACCGACCGCCACTTCGGCACCAACTTCTTCGTCGCCGCCGGCGGCGGTGATCCGGTCATGATGCAGCACATCTTCTGGTTCTTCGGCCACCCCGAGGTCTACATCATGATCCTGCCGGCCTTCGGCATGATCAGCGAAATCATCCCGGCCTTCGCGCGCAAGCGCCTGTTCGGCTACACCTCCATGGTGTATGCGATCGCGGCCATCGCCACGCTGTCGATGATCGTCTGGGCGCACCACATGTTCACCGTGGGCATGCCGGTCACGGGTCAGCTGTTCTTCATGTACGGCACCATGCTGATCGCGATTCCGACGGGCGTGAAGGTGTTCAACTGGACCGCCACGATGTGGCGCGGCTCGATGACCTTCGAGACCCCCATGCTCTGGGCGGTGGGCTTCATCTTCGTGTTCACCATCGGCGGCTTCACCGGCGTGATTCCCGCGGTGGTGCCGGTGGACACCCAGATCCAGGACACCTACTACATCATTGCCCACTTCCACTATGTGCTGGTGGCGGGTTCGCTGTTCGCGATCTACGGCGCCTTCTACTACTGGTCGCCCAAGTGGACCGGCTACATGTACAACGAGACGCGCGGCAAGATCCACTTCTGGTGGTCCATGATCTCCTTCAACGTCGCCTTCTTCCCCATGCACTTCCTGGGGCTTGCCGGCATGCCGCGCCGCTATGCCGACTACCCGATGCAGTTCGCTGACTTCAACATGATCGCTTCCATCGGCGCCTTCTTCTTTGGCCTGGCCCAGGTGTACTTCTTCCTTGCCGTCGTGGTGCCGCTGATGCGCGGCAAGGGCGAGAAGGCGCCCCAGCGTCCCTGGGAAGGTGCGGTCTATGGCCTGGAGTGGGAACTGCCTTCGCCGGCGCCCTTCCATTCCTTCACCACGCCACCCAAGCTCGACGCGAGCGCCACGCGCATCGTCGGCTGA
- a CDS encoding cytochrome oxidase small assembly protein, which yields MSGQDQRKRNLRLGLILASIVLALFFGIMVRWALLGG from the coding sequence ATGTCTGGTCAGGACCAGCGTAAACGCAATCTGCGCCTGGGCTTGATCCTGGCGTCGATCGTGCTCGCGCTGTTTTTCGGCATCATGGTGCGCTGGGCGCTGCTGGGAGGCTGA